In a single window of the Montipora capricornis isolate CH-2021 chromosome 11, ASM3666992v2, whole genome shotgun sequence genome:
- the LOC138024267 gene encoding single-stranded DNA-binding protein 3-like isoform X6, with translation MPNQTPYAMPRYNPATNRPPNVRILGQPPGGVAGVPGAQPLLPSTRDPTRQPGSYQGQPMQMSRMNHPRVPVPPNYGGMRPPPNSSVAPGVNMPMTGSRTCNPTTSVAGPPGTPIMASPQDPASTGSESMYAMMKSVPGGSIPAYMGGGPEPPLPLGAQEAPLVMNDSNPDMDGLPKDNPNDHNPGTPGEGDGQFGNLLPFSQDNDHCESVAILKIKESMQEEARRFENVDETTDHQGEFFMQ, from the exons ATGCCCAATCAG ACACCTTATGCGATGCCAAGATATAATCCAGCAACAAATAGACCGCCTAATGTCAGGATACTAGGACAG CCTCCTGGGGGTGTAGCAGGTGTACCTGGGGCGCAACCGTTGCTTCCAAGCACCAGGGACCCAACAAGACAACCTGGAAGTTACCAAG gtCAACCCATGCAAATGAGCAGAATGAATCATCCTCGAGTTCCTGTCCCGCCG AACTATGGTGGGATGCGGCCCCCTCCTAACAGCTCAGTAGCACCTGGGGTTAACATGCCAAT GACAGGCAGTAGAACTTGCAATCCCACAACATCG GTCGCTGGTCCACCAGGGACACCAATAATGGCCAGCCCTCAAG ACCCAGCAAGTACTGGAAGTGAGTCCATGTATGCAATGATGAAGTCTGTCCCTGGAGGAAGCATTCCGGCg TACATGGGAGGTGGTCCTGAACCCCCGCTACCTCTAGGAGCCCAGGAGGCTCCTCTAGTCATGAATG attCAAACCCTGATATGGATGGCCTTCCTAAG GATAATCCGAATGATCACAATCCTGGTACCCCTGGGGAGGGTGATGGACAGTTTGGCAATTTACTGCCATTCTCACAAGATAAT GATCACTGTGAATCGGTTGCGATCTTAAAGATCAAAGAAAGCATGCAAGAAGAAGCAAGAAGATTTGAAAATGTCGATGAAACGACGGACCATCAAGGAGAGTTTTTCATGCAATAA
- the LOC138024267 gene encoding single-stranded DNA-binding protein 3-like isoform X7 produces the protein MKYLNFQPPQGYMPNQPPGGVAGVPGAQPLLPSTRDPTRQPGSYQGQPMQMSRMNHPRVPVPPNYGGMRPPPNSSVAPGVNMPMTGSRTCNPTTSVAGPPGTPIMASPQDPASTGSESMYAMMKSVPGGSIPAYMGGGPEPPLPLGAQEAPLVMNDSNPDMDGLPKDNPNDHNPGTPGEGDGQFGNLLPFSQDNDHCESVAILKIKESMQEEARRFENVDETTDHQGEFFMQ, from the exons ATGAAATATCTTAACTTCCAGCCACCTCAAGGATACATGCCCAATCAG CCTCCTGGGGGTGTAGCAGGTGTACCTGGGGCGCAACCGTTGCTTCCAAGCACCAGGGACCCAACAAGACAACCTGGAAGTTACCAAG gtCAACCCATGCAAATGAGCAGAATGAATCATCCTCGAGTTCCTGTCCCGCCG AACTATGGTGGGATGCGGCCCCCTCCTAACAGCTCAGTAGCACCTGGGGTTAACATGCCAAT GACAGGCAGTAGAACTTGCAATCCCACAACATCG GTCGCTGGTCCACCAGGGACACCAATAATGGCCAGCCCTCAAG ACCCAGCAAGTACTGGAAGTGAGTCCATGTATGCAATGATGAAGTCTGTCCCTGGAGGAAGCATTCCGGCg TACATGGGAGGTGGTCCTGAACCCCCGCTACCTCTAGGAGCCCAGGAGGCTCCTCTAGTCATGAATG attCAAACCCTGATATGGATGGCCTTCCTAAG GATAATCCGAATGATCACAATCCTGGTACCCCTGGGGAGGGTGATGGACAGTTTGGCAATTTACTGCCATTCTCACAAGATAAT GATCACTGTGAATCGGTTGCGATCTTAAAGATCAAAGAAAGCATGCAAGAAGAAGCAAGAAGATTTGAAAATGTCGATGAAACGACGGACCATCAAGGAGAGTTTTTCATGCAATAA
- the LOC138024267 gene encoding single-stranded DNA-binding protein 3-like isoform X4, whose amino-acid sequence MPNQPPQGYMPNQTPYAMPRYNPATNRPPNVRILGQPPGGVAGVPGAQPLLPSTRDPTRQPGSYQGQPMQMSRMNHPRVPVPPNYGGMRPPPNSSVAPGVNMPMTGSRTCNPTTSVAGPPGTPIMASPQDPASTGSESMYAMMKSVPGGSIPAYMGGGPEPPLPLGAQEAPLVMNDSNPDMDGLPKDNPNDHNPGTPGEGDGQFGNLLPFSQDNDHCESVAILKIKESMQEEARRFENVDETTDHQGEFFMQ is encoded by the exons CCACCTCAAGGATACATGCCCAATCAG ACACCTTATGCGATGCCAAGATATAATCCAGCAACAAATAGACCGCCTAATGTCAGGATACTAGGACAG CCTCCTGGGGGTGTAGCAGGTGTACCTGGGGCGCAACCGTTGCTTCCAAGCACCAGGGACCCAACAAGACAACCTGGAAGTTACCAAG gtCAACCCATGCAAATGAGCAGAATGAATCATCCTCGAGTTCCTGTCCCGCCG AACTATGGTGGGATGCGGCCCCCTCCTAACAGCTCAGTAGCACCTGGGGTTAACATGCCAAT GACAGGCAGTAGAACTTGCAATCCCACAACATCG GTCGCTGGTCCACCAGGGACACCAATAATGGCCAGCCCTCAAG ACCCAGCAAGTACTGGAAGTGAGTCCATGTATGCAATGATGAAGTCTGTCCCTGGAGGAAGCATTCCGGCg TACATGGGAGGTGGTCCTGAACCCCCGCTACCTCTAGGAGCCCAGGAGGCTCCTCTAGTCATGAATG attCAAACCCTGATATGGATGGCCTTCCTAAG GATAATCCGAATGATCACAATCCTGGTACCCCTGGGGAGGGTGATGGACAGTTTGGCAATTTACTGCCATTCTCACAAGATAAT GATCACTGTGAATCGGTTGCGATCTTAAAGATCAAAGAAAGCATGCAAGAAGAAGCAAGAAGATTTGAAAATGTCGATGAAACGACGGACCATCAAGGAGAGTTTTTCATGCAATAA
- the LOC138024267 gene encoding single-stranded DNA-binding protein 3-like isoform X3: MKYLNFQPPQGYMPNQTPYAMPRYNPATNRPPNVRILGQPPGGVAGVPGAQPLLPSTRDPTRQPGSYQGQPMQMSRMNHPRVPVPPNYGGMRPPPNSSVAPGVNMPMTGSRTCNPTTSVAGPPGTPIMASPQDPASTGSESMYAMMKSVPGGSIPAYMGGGPEPPLPLGAQEAPLVMNDSNPDMDGLPKDNPNDHNPGTPGEGDGQFGNLLPFSQDNDHCESVAILKIKESMQEEARRFENVDETTDHQGEFFMQ; the protein is encoded by the exons ATGAAATATCTTAACTTCCAGCCACCTCAAGGATACATGCCCAATCAG ACACCTTATGCGATGCCAAGATATAATCCAGCAACAAATAGACCGCCTAATGTCAGGATACTAGGACAG CCTCCTGGGGGTGTAGCAGGTGTACCTGGGGCGCAACCGTTGCTTCCAAGCACCAGGGACCCAACAAGACAACCTGGAAGTTACCAAG gtCAACCCATGCAAATGAGCAGAATGAATCATCCTCGAGTTCCTGTCCCGCCG AACTATGGTGGGATGCGGCCCCCTCCTAACAGCTCAGTAGCACCTGGGGTTAACATGCCAAT GACAGGCAGTAGAACTTGCAATCCCACAACATCG GTCGCTGGTCCACCAGGGACACCAATAATGGCCAGCCCTCAAG ACCCAGCAAGTACTGGAAGTGAGTCCATGTATGCAATGATGAAGTCTGTCCCTGGAGGAAGCATTCCGGCg TACATGGGAGGTGGTCCTGAACCCCCGCTACCTCTAGGAGCCCAGGAGGCTCCTCTAGTCATGAATG attCAAACCCTGATATGGATGGCCTTCCTAAG GATAATCCGAATGATCACAATCCTGGTACCCCTGGGGAGGGTGATGGACAGTTTGGCAATTTACTGCCATTCTCACAAGATAAT GATCACTGTGAATCGGTTGCGATCTTAAAGATCAAAGAAAGCATGCAAGAAGAAGCAAGAAGATTTGAAAATGTCGATGAAACGACGGACCATCAAGGAGAGTTTTTCATGCAATAA
- the LOC138024267 gene encoding single-stranded DNA-binding protein 3-like isoform X8: MPNQPPQGYMPNQPPGGVAGVPGAQPLLPSTRDPTRQPGSYQGQPMQMSRMNHPRVPVPPNYGGMRPPPNSSVAPGVNMPMTGSRTCNPTTSVAGPPGTPIMASPQDPASTGSESMYAMMKSVPGGSIPAYMGGGPEPPLPLGAQEAPLVMNDSNPDMDGLPKDNPNDHNPGTPGEGDGQFGNLLPFSQDNDHCESVAILKIKESMQEEARRFENVDETTDHQGEFFMQ, encoded by the exons CCACCTCAAGGATACATGCCCAATCAG CCTCCTGGGGGTGTAGCAGGTGTACCTGGGGCGCAACCGTTGCTTCCAAGCACCAGGGACCCAACAAGACAACCTGGAAGTTACCAAG gtCAACCCATGCAAATGAGCAGAATGAATCATCCTCGAGTTCCTGTCCCGCCG AACTATGGTGGGATGCGGCCCCCTCCTAACAGCTCAGTAGCACCTGGGGTTAACATGCCAAT GACAGGCAGTAGAACTTGCAATCCCACAACATCG GTCGCTGGTCCACCAGGGACACCAATAATGGCCAGCCCTCAAG ACCCAGCAAGTACTGGAAGTGAGTCCATGTATGCAATGATGAAGTCTGTCCCTGGAGGAAGCATTCCGGCg TACATGGGAGGTGGTCCTGAACCCCCGCTACCTCTAGGAGCCCAGGAGGCTCCTCTAGTCATGAATG attCAAACCCTGATATGGATGGCCTTCCTAAG GATAATCCGAATGATCACAATCCTGGTACCCCTGGGGAGGGTGATGGACAGTTTGGCAATTTACTGCCATTCTCACAAGATAAT GATCACTGTGAATCGGTTGCGATCTTAAAGATCAAAGAAAGCATGCAAGAAGAAGCAAGAAGATTTGAAAATGTCGATGAAACGACGGACCATCAAGGAGAGTTTTTCATGCAATAA